One region of Streptococcus salivarius genomic DNA includes:
- the mecA gene encoding adaptor protein MecA, translating into MEMKQISETTLKIMITMEDLEEHGMELKDFLIPQEKTEEFFYTVMDELDLPDNFKNSGMLSFRVTPRKDRVDVFVTKSDLKEDLDFNDLSDMDDYSGLSPEEFLKALEGNFMDKGDIEAHHKLEELEKTLEEVDKAMTEPTKEVAEENIREDYTHYVLAFSDFDQVVTFTQGLKDIPVEGSELYKLGDVYYMTILLYLADEPDYYANNMYARFLEYANVADRTRAYLQEHATILMEEDALPVLQATKWS; encoded by the coding sequence ATGGAAATGAAACAAATAAGCGAGACAACTCTAAAAATCATGATTACCATGGAAGATCTTGAAGAACATGGTATGGAATTGAAGGATTTCTTGATTCCCCAGGAAAAAACAGAGGAATTTTTCTATACTGTCATGGATGAGTTGGACTTGCCTGATAACTTTAAAAATAGTGGGATGCTGAGCTTCCGTGTCACGCCACGCAAGGATCGTGTGGATGTCTTTGTGACTAAATCAGATCTTAAGGAAGACCTTGATTTCAACGATTTGTCAGATATGGATGACTACTCAGGGCTTTCTCCAGAAGAGTTCCTCAAGGCTCTTGAGGGTAACTTTATGGACAAGGGTGACATCGAAGCACACCATAAGCTCGAAGAGCTTGAAAAGACCTTGGAAGAGGTTGATAAGGCTATGACAGAGCCTACCAAGGAAGTGGCTGAAGAAAATATTCGTGAAGACTATACCCACTATGTCTTGGCCTTCTCTGACTTTGATCAAGTGGTGACTTTTACGCAAGGTTTGAAGGATATACCTGTTGAAGGTTCTGAGCTTTATAAGCTGGGGGATGTCTACTACATGACGATTCTTCTTTACTTGGCTGATGAGCCTGATTATTACGCGAACAATATGTATGCGCGTTTTCTTGAATATGCGAATGTGGCAGACCGAACACGTGCCTACCTACAAGAGCATGCAACAATCTTGATGGAAGAGGACGCCTTACCGGTACTACAAGCAACGAAATGGAGCTAA